The Medicago truncatula cultivar Jemalong A17 chromosome 4, MtrunA17r5.0-ANR, whole genome shotgun sequence genome includes a region encoding these proteins:
- the LOC25493079 gene encoding NAC domain-containing protein 10, with the protein MTWCNDSDDQDRGIELITSTVIPGTSNESTLVTDDETKPTEVRTLTCPSCGHNIEFQDQGGINELPGLPAGVKFDPNDQEILQHLEAKVLFDVPKLHPLIDEFIPTLEGENGICYTHPEKLPGVKKDGQIRHFFHRPSKAYTTGTRKRRKVQTDEEGSETRWHKTGKTRPVFIDGVMKGFKKILVLYTNYGRQKKPEKTNWVMHQYHLGSNEEEKDGELVVSKVFYQTQPRQCGGNNSNIIKVTTSYENELMINQGNVHDDNEAPPMEYYNPFINYDHVGHNLGSSESQFIPNLVMQGDGSSFIRLAMDANKAGLSRN; encoded by the exons ATGACATGGTGCAATGACTCAGATGATCAAGATAGGGGCATTGAACTAATAACATCTACTGTTATTCCTGGAACTAGCAATGAAAGTACTCTTGTTACAGATGATGAAACAAAACCAACCGAAGTTCGAACCCTAACTTGCCCCTCATGTGGCCATAACATTGAATTTCAAGATcag GGTGGAATCAATGAACTGCCGGGTTTACCGGCAGGAGTGAAGTTTGATCCGAATGATCAAGAGATACTTCAGCATTTGGAAGCAAAGGTTCTGTTTGATGTGCCCAAACTTCATCCTCTTATTGATGAGTTCATACCAACACTTGAAGGAGAGAACGGAATCTGTTATACACATCCAGAAAAGCTACCAG GTGTAAAAAAAGATGGACAGATCCGGCACTTCTTTCACAGGCCATCTAAAGCATACACAACAGGAACAAGGAAAAGAAGAAAGGTTCAAACTGATGAAGAAGGAAGTGAAACAAGATGGCACAAAACAGGGAAAACTAGACCAGTTTTTATTGACGGTGTTATGAAAGGTTTCAAGAAGATACTAGTCCTCTACACCAACTATGGAAGGCAAAAGAAGCCTGAGAAGACCAATTGGGTGATGCATCAATACCACCTTGGTAGtaatgaagaagagaaagatggTGAATTAGTTGTTTCAAAGGTgttttaccaaacacaacctCGACAATGTGGTGGTAATAATTCCAATATTATCAAGGTTACTACTAGTTATGAAAATGAACTGATGATAAATCAAGGAAATGTCCATGATGATAATGAAGCTCCTCCTATGGAATACTACAATCCTTTCATAAATTATGACCATGTTGGTCATAATTTGGGAAGCTCTGAATCCCAATTTATTCCAAACTTGGTTATGCAAGGTGATGGCTCTTCCTTTATTCGATTGGCAATGGATGCAAACAAAGCTGGGTTGAGCAGAAATTAG